The following DNA comes from Vigna radiata var. radiata cultivar VC1973A chromosome 4, Vradiata_ver6, whole genome shotgun sequence.
CAATTTGGAGTACAGGCCTTACATTTCCTTTTACTTATGTTTCACTAGTTTAACCTAACACTAGCATAGCTGCCACTTCTTCCGATCAGTTATGTAAATGACTTGTAATTTTTTGGGCACGTAAGCAAAATCTTAAATGCTATTTGGGATAGATGGACCAAAGCAAGCCACTTTAAATTTGAGGGGCTGGAAATATTTAAGCCTTAAATATGTATAACGAGTATCACCATTACCTTCGTTGTTCACATTGAAACTTGAGAAAAACTTATCATGGACTTGTCCCAAACCAAAGTAGGGGAACCCATCAAAATCGGTCAGAGGGTGGGTACCCAAAGGTACGAGAATAATTACATTGCCTAGTTTGATCGGTTGCTAAATATTGTACATCGTGCATCCTGAATAcatctcatttttatttaaccaAATAGATAAAAACTTGCTAAATCTCTTAACATTTTCTGTTTCGAAACAAGGTAGAGGGAGAAAGAATATTCAGTGGTAAATCTGTAAATTCGAAATTCCATAATTCATAATGGTGTTTTTTGCATTGTTATTGAACTTTACAATATTAGCAATTTCTTGGGCTTTTTGATTTTCACCAacattctaaatattttatagaacTTTCTATCTTATATTGCTTGCAATGGACTGAACTGCAGATGTGCATTTAGTGCGATTACCAAACTAAATCAAGTTCCAAGGATGGGATGCTATTTTCTTGTTATATTGTTCTCAGATATGATGACcattcacttcttcttcctGGTACACTCACCCTCttccttttaatttcttataaattgaaaaaaaggaCTGTATTCACTCTAATTCCCCTTTTCTAGGATAAGTGACTATGCttaaaaaggaaataacaaTTGTTGGCAAATAGGGAAGCAAATATCTAACGATGTTTAGAGTTTTTCTGTTACCTCCTAAATATCTGTCAGAACAACACTTTCTCTTGAATTAGTATTATTCATTCGCAACATGCCCGTAAGATCTTCAAATCCAGCACTAGGAAATTTGTGGATTTTGCATAATATTGGATTTACTGATGTACATTGCTGTATTTATTTGCATGGTATTAAAAATCGAGATCTTACTCAAGATTGGAAAGGAATATATGAATAGTAAATTGGGTGATCAATTGCTGTCTTGGCATATTCAAATAAATGTCAATCTTCAAATATTACAGTATATGTCTATTATGACGTTTATGATGATGTTTGGACAGTTGGATAGTGCAGGCTTTTTGTCCAAAAACCTGTCGAAGGTGGCACCAAAACTAGGAAAGCGAACCTAACCTAGGAGAAAGGTTTGCAAAAAAAAGTTCCTTTAGAAGTAGGGGGTCTACAGGGGTtaacaagattttgaaaaggGCCCTAGATACCATGTAAAACTATAGGGAAGAGAGAAATATTGAGTTGAAATTGTGCTTCTAAGACAGCATGGGTGCTTTATTTACATTGAGAAGGAACCAATACAATAAATAGAAGAGATTTGATATCCTCTGATAATAAAGATATAATAGGATAAATAAAAACGTTCCTAAATAATACACTTATAATCTAGATACttctaattatataaatcagctccttatttctataattatataaaaaaaaaatcgtgtatttttccattttgacCACTCAGCTTGTATCTTGAGTTACTGTTGTaaatgaaaagttttaaaaattagaatagaTAGATATAGAGACATTGTAAAAAGTTGGGCTGTGAAGAACACATTATTCTCTGGTCCATATATGGGAAAGAATATACAATGGTACTGTACATTGTAAAGTAAATCACCCTTAATTTGAAGGTTCTGGACCTGGGTTTACTGTActtttctaaataatatttttattgtaatagaGGGAATTGTTATGGCATTTTTTGAATTCAAGAAGTGCCGAATGAGTAAACAAACTTTTTAAGTTAACATTTCTTCTAAATATTTTGAAGTCAGATACATTTAATCCTTAATCCATAAATATTCAATACTTTATGAAGGTTCTATTTTGTGGTTCTAATTGATCTTTATCTGACTTTTGAGGATGTGTAATACAGGGATTGCATTTGGGGTGCCTGTTGTTTACGTGAATATTTGTTCAATCAAGTCCTGAAATGTTAACTAGTATAGATATGTCTATGCATACCTATTCGAACAACATAGTGATGTTTTAGCTGTCTCGTTTTATTTGTTTATCAAAATAgttcatacatatatatacggTATCCCAGTACTGAGTTTGATGGTTGACAGGTTAGGAATAAGGGAAGTTGGATGGAAATTGGAAATAGTATCAGTCATTTTGGCATCATGAGTGCCCAAGTTGTTTTCGTTCTGTTACTCTTTGCCCTCACAAATACATACACAAAAGACATACAGTGCAATTCAGCAGTACCATCGACACGCAAGGCAAATTAGGTTTCAACAAAGTGGCTCTGAATGGTTTATGACTGACCCGGTATTTTGTTTCTACCTTGGCTAAGCTACAATTTTGTGAGCTCCATAGTAGAACTTATTGTCCTCGCTGACTTATTGGAGCTGAAACTTTGGCACTTCAACTGGTTTTCCATAGCGTTATTCGTTTCCATCTATTCAAGATTCAGAATGACTGGTGGTTATCAGTAACACACAGATAAATGCGAGAAAAAATAGTACCTCACCAACAACATCTaaacatttttcttcctttatattACGGCCTCTTGTTATTGAGCTGTAAATGTCCAGATTCGGGTGGAGTTAGTGTATTGTTTACTGTAtcattaactttctttttttcacccAGATGGATAGATTAGTGAGATTATCTCAAGAGAAATGGTTGACCTTTGAgatgacattttaaaaatgcattcttgtttttttaaaaacaaatagtaTTTGTCAGAAGTTCCCTTAAAAGAGTTTTAAAAGCTCATGTTCGTCAAAATAGACCTGGAAAAAACTTTGAATCTGTGGTTTTGCATCTTAATATATCTCCAAATTTTAATCACGAATATTCGCTTTTGCTAGGTAGGGAATTACACGATTTTTTAATAGGGAAGCTAcctgttaaatattttaataaaaaaattattatgaattttgtattttatctaaagtttatatacaaattaaaattgtaaaaggaAATGTGATGGATCATATATTTGTAAGGTGCAAAAAAGTTGAATTGAATCGTGCTTTTGAAAGTTCAAATTTATCATGTAAAAATATTGAATGctcaaacattttaaaaaaatttaaaaatttgaatgcTCAagtttgaatttcttatttaaaatctGGAAAATATACAAACTATTACAacatagaaattataaaattgacatGTATTATTGATCAGTGGCTAACACAGTATAAGAGGccaaaataagagaaaaattagCATAATGCATTACAAGTTGTTCTGCTTGACAAGAATAAGTCGCCATTTATCTTAAGAATGAAAGTTATATCCGAATAAACCACACAAAGTGAGCAGAGTTCAGTTCCTCGGTATTACTCCAATGCGATAATAGCAACAATTTAATTGTTTGGTCGTGAAGTAGATTACTTACAAAATGTCATCTCTCCAGATTTGCCAGAATTTCACTGAAAGAATCCAAATTGTCCACATGACAACTCGGACATATGCATCTCGCTTGTAGCTCCTCACCAAGTGAACTGTATGCCACTTCCAATTTAGAAGACTGCTTGTTTCCAGTTAAGTACATAACACAGATGTTCCAATTAtgctaataaattaaaatcctTTAACTACATTAATGATACTAAGATCACACgaattagataaaattttcgattcttttttttttttcatgttttggaAGAGGGATGCACAGTATTTTTGGCAATAAAATTTacgtttcttttttgttttcatgttttatttgatttaccGAATGACAAATCTAGATAATGATCAGCTGGATTTTGGTTAGTACACTGTTGCACCACTCAAATTTGCCTCCTATAGTTTCTAGGCTACAGCTTAACatgaaaaaagattaaatagattttattgaCGGAGCATTCTAATTTATATGATAATGAAACATTCCCATTAAAATGACCAACGTCAAGCGCAATCGTGCGTCGTAAAGTAGTGCTTTCATGATAATGAAACAAACTCATAACATGAATAAgagattgcataacatatgcaGAAGAGATTGCCAAAGCTATTGAAACAACTGAATATTTGTAAGGATATATGGTCAGATCCTGCAATTCTTTTGTTTCCTTGACTATCATGCCCATTACAAACACCTTTCTTTCACAATCAATCAATTGCTGCTGAGCCTACAGGTTCTCCATATCATGAGAAAGAGGTAAATCTAAGAAAATAATGATAGCAAAGGAATCTAGACATTCTAGTATTTGATTATCAACTTACGTTCTTACAAATGTTTTGTTCTTCTTGGTATTCCTCATTTTCTTTAGCAATTTGAGATATCACCTCTGAAAGTGTACTTTCGAGGTCACATAAAGCAACTTCAGCATCATTCTCTTTAATTATTACTTGTGAATCATCTAAAACAATATCAAACTGGATCCTCAGTTTCCAGGCAAAAGTCTTTATCTAGAAAAGCTTAATTGTATAAGAATACACTACGttaaaattcaaaagtaaagagaaaagaaatgacGATATCTAACTACTACCGCAGATCCAGGAGCTACCCGTGGGGGGAGCAGGatcatcaataatattattggaAACTAGGAGGGGGTAGTGTGACGTACATGTGATGAAAATTGTAGGCATGCATGAAAGTGTGTGCTGCGAGCCAATTTATGGTGAGGCCACTATCAGTATGGGTAGCCAGGATCTTGTTCCTGACTTTTCCCTTGACTAGATGGCAGGAATAAAGTTTGAAACTGCCAAGGATCAAACACTTCCAATACAACTCGAAAGTAGGCAAAGAGAAGTGAATGCTTGAAGAAATCCTCACTAAAATCAGAATAAAAAATACATGCATACACACACACGTGTGTGCATATATATAGCAATTTGTGTTGCCAAGATTACCTATAAAACATATGTGCATTAAAATTTGATACGAGCGGaataaaatcttatttcatgtttattatatccctattttttttttattgagatacAAAAGATAGTAATAACTATCGGCAGAAATTTTGGACGAAAGAAGTTTGctgaattaaaatgatttacAAACGAGACTATAGCTTGAGGTCACTAACATGAGtactaaaaaaatacaatttggtTCTTGTCCAAACATGGCAAGAGAACTTTGTGACAAGGAACCGAAACTAAGTAAAAACTAATCTCATACTAGAAAGGCTACCACACAAGAATCCTCAGCTCTGTATTTATGACTTGTATTCTTACATATAAAGGCATAGACTATAACGGTGAAAAGAATAATAGTACCTCTAGAAGCAGTACAATCTACTGCATCAATGTCGCAAATAATGATGCTTTCTTGGAATTTCCTGCATTTAGTGAGGGATATATGTGCTAAAGTTATTTCCATTATGAATGGTAAATTTCGATTATGCACCATTTTTTATTAACGCCGACAACCTTATCTTGCCATTCATATGAAGCATGTTGTGGAAAAATTGCTCTCTGCAAACACACATGGAAGATTTTTAGGTCTATTGACGCAACAATTTAACTTGGAAAATCGTGAAAAGAACACAAGAAAGTGGCAACGTCTTACCGCAAAGCTGCTTCCTCAAACTGATCACAAGAgcacaaaatataaacaaaaaggtCAGTTACAAGTTATAGAGCaacaaaattgaaatccatTGTAACGGCGAGAACGAGTTACCTTGAGAGTTTCCAAATCAGATCCAACGGCAGAGATCTGGTCTTGAATTAAAGATACCCTCGCCTGCATGTTCAACTCAACTCTATTAAAAGAAAGTGAGAGAATAGATGGGAAAGAACTTTCTGATTTAATAAATTTCTCTTTAAGAAGTtcagagagaaaaataagaacgTAGAAGTTAATTTTAACCTAGGAAAAAGCTAGTCTCAATTTTTGTCCTAAAATTGTTATAGCAAAATTTGTTTAAACAGACAGATTAAGCATTAAGTAACCTCTAGTGTTTGATTCGAAGCTTCGCTCAACATCAATTGAACTTCGAAGCCTTTAAGATCCTGTTCGACCATTTCTTTGCAGCGCTTGGCCTTTTCCAGCTGCTCATATTCCATGCTCAGTTCCGATGTGAGCTTAGCGATTTGTTTTCTTAGAGTCACCACTCTTCGTTCTTCGCCATTCAATATTTCAAACACACAATAGTATCAAATGCTTGTCATTGTtcttccgtcaaattgagaaaTTGAAAACGAAGCGACAGAATTACCTCCTTGAGATTTCTCAGCGGCGAAATTGCGGATCAGGCTCAACAGTTGTTTCTGCGAATCGCTTCCCCTTCCCGCCATTTTCTACCGAACCTTCCTCAGACCAAATTTAAACGCTCCTCAATTCTATTTAATTGTAAATAGATGACAGACTGAACTAAGTTTGACCTATTTATTTGTAGGATATATGttggcaattttttttaataatttataacacAACATATATCATCgtgtctatttaaatttatgtttgaaaaaatatttgaaacgaaatatttaaaactaactAAATCAGAAGTTCTCACCTACAAaatgtgttgttaaaagaactttttctttatttgtaataacattttttcttcaagaagATAAGTTTGTTTGAAGTTATATTtgtgataatttaaaattataatagaaaatcaagtgctatttttttatttgagaacatttttttataatattttaacattatctacatgtcatcattttgtgattggtccatattagtatttatgattattattattgattgtgaaataattttggaccaattataaaatgatatagatgatattaaaaatattataaaaaaatgttgtgaaattatcattatcttttttatacCCTACACTTTTTTTAAGGTTAACCAGACAATTTATGGAAACGTTtttgcaatttattttaaaatatttttttgcagCAAAGCCTCTGAATAAGAGAACTTTATTCTCCCTAAATAAATATGTGTTTAAGTATGACACTTTAAGTACACAAATATTATTAACACATTCAAAAATAAGAGAATAGTAGTTTGTTTCACTTTATCAATTGCGTCTCATAATTAATCCTCCACTCACATATATGAATAATGAATAATAcactttaaacaattaaaaaaaataaaaataaaagtcataCAATCAAAAAGTCTTAAATTACTCCCAattaactaaaagaaaaaaatttcaacaaactcttcactttatataaaataatgaataatacactttaaacagtaaaaaaaaagtttataaaagtaatacaaCCAAAAGAAATCCTAAATTACCACAACTAATTAAAGAGAGAAATTTAAACACACTAACATGGAAACGTGGTTACATAATCCTTACATTGGGCAATGCCACTCTGTGAAATGTGGGCATACATTTTGAGAGAAAATGCTTTCATCTTCCACACGTGGGTATACATTTTCTGATACAGAAGAGATGTTTAGAGAGTAGAATTTTATATTCATCTCTATTAGACGTCTTCATTGGGATTTCACACATGACAataacttttcttcttcctcgctAAGCTATGCattcttcctctctttctctctcaaaaaTCCTTACTTTTTGGCGTTCTTCTCTCTTCCTCAGATTTAACATTACATTTGGAATTCTTCTTGCACTCGCACTTAACATCAACTTAGTGTTATAATCTCTACGCCTTCTTTTCACCTTTTTCTCACTTAGCTTTTTTGTTAGGGTTgcatttcttccttttttttctctcaaattgtgttcatttttttttatcatttattcgcaagttttttttcttaaaaaaaaaacaacttttttatgtCTTAATAGTTTTTGCACGTGAAATCTTATAAAGTAGTGCATTTTGCTTAATAtctatagttattatttttcctctaaggtcaaataaacattaaaaaaatacgaTTTAATAAGgtaatttaagttttctttaaatCTATAACTATTTGAggtatattcatatattataattaaattttgataatttagtgtgttggttattatttatcattttattattatttattacacgACTTATGTTGATCTTATAAATACAACTAATATTTTTCAAGGAATACTAACTATTATAAACATTGATACATAATATTTACCAACTCTCTTATTGATTTAAACATCAGAGAGTCTTTTATAGGTAGATCTCCTACTCTCAAGAGCAAGGAAACCTTTTCCAAATGACGAAAGCTCTCAAAATCACTATTTGGACATTGTCACTTATCCGCAAGTCCACGCTCAAGATCTTAGTAATATTATTGATGCCCACATGGACCCCAGTAAAACGTTTCTCTAACCTCACCTCTCTATGGTCACCACCCGAAGGTTCACACCACTCTCCCATGAGATAGAAGTCGACCAGGTGACAACCCTTCACCAGCAAGTGTACAAGCTCATACAACATCATGATGAACAATGTAAGCAACATGACACTAAGGTC
Coding sequences within:
- the LOC106759252 gene encoding uncharacterized protein LOC106759252 isoform X2, with product MAGRGSDSQKQLLSLIRNFAAEKSQGERRVVTLRKQIAKLTSELSMEYEQLEKAKRCKEMVEQDLKGFEVQLMLSEASNQTLEARVSLIQDQISAVGSDLETLKFEEAALREQFFHNMLHMNGKIRKFQESIIICDIDAVDCTASRDDSQVIIKENDAEVALCDLESTLSEVISQIAKENEEYQEEQNICKNAQQQLIDCERKVFVMGMIVKETKELQDLTMQSSKLEVAYSSLGEELQARCICPSCHVDNLDSFSEILANLER
- the LOC106759252 gene encoding uncharacterized protein LOC106759252 isoform X1; this translates as MAGRGSDSQKQLLSLIRNFAAEKSQGERRVVTLRKQIAKLTSELSMEYEQLEKAKRCKEMVEQDLKGFEVQLMLSEASNQTLEARVSLIQDQISAVGSDLETLKFEEAALREQFFHNMLHMNGKIRKFQESIIICDIDAVDCTASRDDSQVIIKENDAEVALCDLESTLSEVISQIAKENEEYQEEQNICKNAQQQLIDCERKVFVMGMIVKETKELQDLTIYPYKYSVVSIALAISSAYVMQSLIHVMSLFHYHESTTLRRTIALDVGHFNGNVSLSYKLECSVNKIYLIFFHVKL